In Cyanobacterium stanieri LEGE 03274, one genomic interval encodes:
- the pgsA gene encoding CDP-diacylglycerol--glycerol-3-phosphate 3-phosphatidyltransferase, whose protein sequence is MNLPNTITFSRIILIIPILWCMYQSIEVYQWWAWGLFLIASLTDWLDGYLARRLNQVTDLGKFLDPLTDKILVIAPLLVLIERQIIPAWGVFLILLREITIAGWRVNPQQKNVSGANLWGKFKTVTQIGAIALLLLPKYPWALSTGIIVFWLSVILTMVSGLIYLMPSSNQH, encoded by the coding sequence ATGAATCTTCCCAATACTATTACTTTTAGTCGTATCATTTTGATAATCCCTATTCTCTGGTGTATGTATCAGTCAATAGAGGTTTATCAGTGGTGGGCTTGGGGTTTATTCCTCATTGCTTCTCTGACAGATTGGCTGGATGGTTATTTGGCAAGACGTTTAAATCAGGTTACGGATTTGGGTAAGTTTCTTGATCCTTTGACTGATAAAATTTTGGTCATTGCTCCTTTATTAGTTTTGATTGAACGTCAAATAATTCCCGCTTGGGGGGTGTTTTTAATTCTGTTACGGGAAATTACTATCGCTGGGTGGCGGGTAAATCCTCAACAAAAAAATGTTTCAGGGGCTAACCTTTGGGGTAAATTTAAGACTGTTACTCAAATAGGAGCGATCGCCCTTCTTCTTTTGCCTAAATATCCTTGGGCATTATCAACGGGGATAATAGTATTTTGGTTATCTGTGATATTAACCATGGTTTCGGGGTTAATTTACCTGATGCCAAGCTCTAATCAACACTAA
- a CDS encoding sugar transferase — protein MKSKKTSSHIHQRLNYYDNKYNKLHSSINNPWKRLIDILGGFVGLTITAILFIPLAILIYKDNPGPILYSQTRCGLNGKTFTIWKFRSMTVDAEKKKHLVKNHADGFIFKNPEDPRITKIGKILRSTSLDEFPQFWNVLTGDMSLVGTRPPTPDEVAKYDSYHLLRLRVKPGLTGEWQVKGRSKCLDFNQVVAMDLAYQKKWTVWYDLYLIFKTIEVVIKREGAC, from the coding sequence TTGAAATCAAAAAAAACTTCATCTCATATCCATCAAAGACTGAATTATTACGACAATAAATATAATAAACTCCACAGTTCCATTAATAATCCATGGAAACGCTTAATTGATATTCTGGGAGGTTTTGTCGGTTTAACCATCACTGCTATTCTTTTTATTCCTTTAGCAATTTTAATTTATAAAGATAATCCAGGGCCGATTCTCTATTCTCAAACCAGATGTGGATTAAATGGAAAAACATTTACCATCTGGAAATTTCGCTCTATGACTGTGGATGCCGAAAAAAAGAAGCATTTGGTTAAAAATCACGCTGATGGCTTTATTTTCAAAAATCCTGAAGATCCTCGCATCACTAAAATTGGTAAAATTTTAAGGTCCACCAGCTTGGATGAGTTTCCCCAATTTTGGAACGTTTTAACAGGGGACATGAGCTTAGTGGGGACTCGTCCTCCTACCCCCGATGAGGTGGCAAAATATGATAGCTATCATTTGTTGCGTCTTCGAGTGAAACCAGGTCTAACGGGGGAATGGCAAGTAAAAGGGCGCTCTAAATGTCTTGATTTTAATCAGGTAGTGGCGATGGATTTAGCTTATCAGAAAAAATGGACTGTATGGTATGATTTATATTTGATTTTTAAAACCATTGAGGTGGTTATTAAGCGCGAAGGTGCTTGTTAG